Proteins from a single region of Sediminitomix flava:
- a CDS encoding complex I subunit 1/NuoH family protein produces MTIALFIVLPFILTFALFGVYAERKVSAFIQNRVGPMVTGPYGLLQTLADIVKLLTKEDTRPAAADKPLFQLAPVVVFTSIFAGFAIIPFAPNFVGSAAAVGVFYMMAIISMDVIGILMAGWGSNNKYGLYGAMRSAAQMISYEVPLSLTILCPVMISQTLDLQEMSMQQGIFSAQLLNADPNYLFGLKFLNINVTEVGGFLTWNIFRSPFLFFAFVIFFVASLAEANRTPFDLPESESELIAGYIVEYSGMRFAFLMLSEYGMMLLASLLASILFLGSWNTPLPNIGSVRLADWTSGVVGEVSGYAWGAFWLISKAFTLVFFQMLARWTYPRLRIDQLMALCWKYLTPMALVLVLISAVWRLMMI; encoded by the coding sequence ATGACTATTGCACTTTTTATCGTTCTTCCGTTTATCCTTACATTCGCACTTTTTGGAGTTTATGCAGAGCGTAAAGTTTCTGCCTTTATTCAGAATCGTGTCGGACCGATGGTAACAGGTCCTTACGGATTACTACAAACGTTGGCGGATATCGTCAAGCTTTTGACAAAAGAGGATACTAGACCTGCGGCAGCTGACAAACCCTTGTTTCAGTTAGCGCCCGTAGTTGTTTTTACTTCTATTTTCGCAGGTTTCGCGATTATCCCTTTTGCACCAAACTTTGTTGGATCAGCTGCCGCTGTTGGTGTTTTTTACATGATGGCAATCATCTCAATGGATGTGATTGGTATTTTGATGGCAGGTTGGGGTTCTAATAACAAATATGGATTGTATGGCGCAATGCGTTCTGCCGCTCAAATGATTTCATATGAAGTACCACTGAGTTTAACGATTTTATGTCCTGTGATGATTTCTCAGACCTTGGATCTACAAGAGATGAGTATGCAACAAGGTATATTCTCAGCTCAATTATTGAATGCCGATCCTAATTATTTATTCGGATTAAAGTTTTTAAATATAAATGTGACTGAAGTTGGAGGATTTTTGACATGGAACATTTTCCGTTCTCCATTCCTCTTTTTCGCTTTTGTCATTTTCTTCGTAGCATCTTTAGCGGAAGCTAATCGTACACCATTCGATTTACCTGAATCAGAATCAGAGTTGATTGCAGGTTATATCGTAGAATACTCAGGAATGCGTTTTGCCTTCTTGATGCTTTCAGAATATGGAATGATGTTGTTGGCAAGTTTGCTGGCTAGTATTCTTTTCTTAGGAAGTTGGAATACGCCTTTGCCCAATATTGGTTCTGTTCGTTTGGCAGATTGGACAAGTGGAGTTGTCGGTGAAGTAAGTGGGTATGCTTGGGGAGCATTTTGGCTAATCTCAAAAGCATTTACTTTGGTGTTTTTCCAAATGCTAGCTCGTTGGACTTATCCACGTTTGCGTATTGATCAGTTAATGGCATTATGTTGGAAATACCTGACACCAATGGCACTTGTATTAGTACTTATTAGTGCTGTTTGGAGATTGATGATGATCTAG
- a CDS encoding 3-oxoacid CoA-transferase subunit B — MLDKHGIAKRIAKELEDGFYVNLGIGIPTLVANYIPSDIDVVLQSENGLLGIGPFPTEDEVDADLINAGKQTVSMLAGSSLFSSAESFAMIRGGHIDLTILGAMEVSENGDIANWKIPGKMVKGMGGAMDLVASADNIIVAMQHCSKSGQSKLLPKCTLPITGVNCVKKIVTNLAVLDVLPEGGFKLLERAPGVSVEEIKEVTAGKLIVEGEIPEMQLD; from the coding sequence ATGCTAGATAAACACGGAATTGCTAAACGAATAGCGAAAGAGCTTGAGGATGGCTTTTATGTCAATTTAGGTATTGGTATCCCGACTCTTGTAGCAAACTATATCCCATCTGATATTGATGTCGTATTACAATCTGAAAATGGATTGTTAGGCATCGGTCCTTTTCCCACAGAAGATGAAGTTGATGCTGATTTGATCAACGCAGGAAAGCAAACAGTAAGTATGTTGGCTGGCTCTAGCCTATTTAGTTCTGCTGAAAGCTTTGCGATGATTAGAGGGGGACATATTGATCTGACCATTTTAGGCGCAATGGAAGTTTCTGAGAATGGAGATATTGCCAATTGGAAAATCCCTGGGAAGATGGTGAAAGGTATGGGAGGAGCTATGGACTTGGTTGCTTCTGCTGACAATATTATAGTTGCTATGCAGCATTGTAGCAAATCAGGTCAATCAAAATTATTGCCTAAATGCACCCTTCCAATCACAGGAGTAAACTGTGTAAAGAAAATCGTGACAAATCTTGCGGTACTTGATGTATTACCTGAAGGAGGTTTTAAGCTCTTGGAAAGAGCACCAGGTGTGAGTGTGGAAGAAATTAAAGAAGTAACAGCAGGTAAGCTTATTGTAGAAGGAGAAATCCCTGAAATGCAACTTGATTAG
- a CDS encoding acyl-CoA thioesterase, translating to MKSTALIPSEFPIWLEFPVIWGDLNAHQHLNHSTYIKWFETAQQEYFRRLQTSDEEHKNQGLMVASMESNFVYPVTFPDQVKVGIKVKEFDDQRIKMISKFYSTKFNTLVAFFSSSIIHYDFNLGETVTVPQLMWDNIIRLEKSVPSEN from the coding sequence ATGAAATCAACAGCACTTATTCCTTCAGAATTTCCAATCTGGTTAGAGTTTCCTGTCATTTGGGGAGATTTGAATGCACACCAACATCTCAATCATTCAACCTACATTAAATGGTTTGAGACAGCCCAACAAGAATATTTTAGAAGACTCCAAACTTCCGATGAAGAACACAAAAACCAAGGTTTGATGGTGGCTTCTATGGAATCAAACTTTGTCTATCCTGTCACTTTTCCAGATCAGGTGAAAGTAGGGATTAAAGTAAAGGAGTTTGATGATCAGAGAATTAAGATGATCTCCAAATTTTATAGTACCAAGTTCAATACTTTGGTCGCTTTCTTTAGTTCTTCAATCATCCATTACGATTTTAATTTGGGGGAAACTGTCACCGTGCCTCAGTTAATGTGGGATAATATTATCCGTTTAGAAAAGAGTGTTCCTTCAGAGAATTAG
- the rfaD gene encoding ADP-glyceromanno-heptose 6-epimerase has translation MIVVTGAAGFIGSCMVSRLNEDNFNHVVAVDDFSNPEKNKNLDGKRIIEKVDREDFFDWLDKNHLEVEFIFHMGARTNTAEFDMDVLNHLNTEYTKKVWKACCEHAIPVVYASSAATYGLGEHGYVDSEDIIEQLQPLNPYGVSKNDFDKWAMKEEKKPFFWAGLKFFNVYGPNEYHKGRMASVIMHAHKQIGETEGMQLFRSHKEGIADGHQSRDFVYVKDVVEVMMFLMHHRKNSGLYNLGTGTARTFLDLTKATFAAMDKAENISFRDTPEDIRDKYQYFTEADMSKLRSIGYDKAFHTLEEGVTDYVKNYLSEKKYY, from the coding sequence ATGATTGTAGTAACGGGAGCAGCAGGCTTCATTGGGAGCTGTATGGTCAGCCGCTTGAATGAGGATAACTTCAACCACGTGGTTGCAGTTGATGATTTCTCTAATCCAGAAAAAAATAAAAATCTGGATGGCAAAAGAATTATTGAAAAAGTAGATCGTGAAGATTTCTTTGATTGGTTAGATAAAAATCACCTAGAGGTTGAATTTATCTTCCACATGGGGGCTCGTACAAACACGGCTGAGTTCGATATGGACGTGTTGAACCACCTAAATACAGAATACACGAAAAAAGTTTGGAAAGCATGTTGTGAACATGCCATTCCTGTGGTATATGCTTCTTCGGCTGCAACCTATGGATTAGGTGAGCATGGTTACGTTGACAGTGAGGACATCATTGAGCAATTACAACCATTAAACCCTTATGGTGTCTCTAAGAATGATTTTGATAAGTGGGCAATGAAAGAAGAGAAGAAACCTTTCTTCTGGGCAGGCTTGAAGTTCTTTAATGTATACGGACCTAATGAGTACCATAAAGGACGTATGGCATCTGTGATTATGCACGCTCACAAACAAATCGGAGAGACTGAAGGAATGCAATTGTTCCGTTCGCACAAAGAAGGAATTGCAGATGGACATCAGTCAAGAGACTTTGTTTATGTAAAAGATGTAGTGGAAGTGATGATGTTCTTGATGCATCACCGTAAGAACTCAGGACTTTACAACTTGGGTACAGGAACAGCACGTACGTTCTTAGACCTTACAAAAGCTACTTTTGCAGCAATGGATAAAGCAGAGAATATTTCATTTAGAGATACTCCTGAAGATATTCGTGACAAATACCAATATTTCACTGAGGCAGATATGTCTAAGTTAAGAAGTATCGGATACGATAAAGCCTTCCATACTTTGGAGGAAGGAGTCACAGATTATGTGAAAAATTACCTTTCTGAAAAGAAATATTACTAG
- a CDS encoding NUDIX domain-containing protein, which translates to MYLKGKKINKHPQKVEILSEETVYDDFLKIRKGTLRHEKFDGGMTDTITRIFNDRGEAVTAILWHKDLQKVVLVRQFRFPIMQSGNAWLTETVAGILDKGESKFEAIEREVLEETGYKAQKTEFICSFFSTPGNTYEKVHLFYIEVDNASKIEEGGGLDCEYEDIALEFYDKKTLYKMLEEGQIHDAKTIIGLQWLQTQDLISQNIPKI; encoded by the coding sequence ATGTACCTAAAAGGAAAAAAAATCAATAAACATCCTCAAAAAGTAGAGATTCTGTCAGAAGAAACCGTCTATGACGATTTTCTTAAGATCAGAAAAGGGACGCTTCGTCATGAGAAGTTTGATGGAGGGATGACAGATACCATAACTCGTATTTTTAACGATAGAGGAGAAGCCGTAACCGCAATTCTTTGGCACAAGGATTTACAGAAAGTGGTTTTGGTAAGGCAATTTCGTTTCCCAATCATGCAAAGTGGAAATGCTTGGCTTACAGAAACCGTAGCTGGAATTTTGGATAAAGGAGAAAGTAAATTTGAAGCCATTGAACGAGAAGTCTTGGAAGAAACTGGGTATAAAGCTCAGAAGACGGAGTTCATTTGTTCTTTCTTTTCTACACCAGGCAATACTTATGAGAAAGTCCATTTATTCTATATAGAAGTAGACAATGCATCTAAAATAGAAGAAGGCGGTGGATTGGATTGTGAATATGAAGATATTGCCTTGGAATTTTATGATAAAAAGACCCTTTATAAAATGCTTGAAGAAGGGCAAATACACGATGCCAAGACAATTATCGGATTGCAGTGGCTTCAAACGCAAGATTTGATCTCACAAAACATTCCTAAAATCTAA
- a CDS encoding carboxypeptidase-like regulatory domain-containing protein, which produces MKKLVSIISFISFILLSAYTPIDSFDKPVVLLKVTVLDETGNTQKNAKIRLYESLTDFQFDDNVVVEGTTNDKGKATFKGLAPKSYFVKAWKGNKVSPEAGLKTKKLQKNNLNKINVIISEANEMAIPKVKKEGK; this is translated from the coding sequence ATGAAAAAATTAGTAAGCATTATTTCTTTCATTAGTTTTATTTTATTGAGTGCCTATACTCCTATCGACTCTTTTGACAAACCTGTTGTATTGTTGAAAGTTACCGTTTTAGATGAGACGGGTAATACTCAAAAAAATGCTAAGATCAGATTATATGAATCTTTGACTGACTTTCAATTTGATGATAATGTAGTCGTAGAAGGAACGACTAACGATAAAGGGAAAGCCACATTCAAAGGTCTTGCACCAAAGAGTTATTTTGTAAAAGCTTGGAAAGGTAATAAAGTTTCTCCAGAAGCTGGATTAAAAACTAAGAAGTTACAAAAGAATAATTTGAATAAGATAAATGTGATCATTTCAGAAGCTAATGAAATGGCAATTCCAAAAGTGAAGAAAGAAGGTAAATAA
- a CDS encoding helix-turn-helix domain-containing protein, translating to MSKNLRYIDRKIIAEGLKLKLSKAEIADTLKVSVTTIYRELNRNTRKSGTYDPKYAHKLALARKKRVGSIAKKKSVQTKKKAYTLYADRRLIKWFSDTTEGRKPKNTFLTPLKWGSAYQVILSKKVFHFYNDFALFALLYYHEGWNFPTIIDVLYSSFLPHLTSNSTFVSSTKAFTPINFIQKNTAA from the coding sequence TTGTCCAAAAATCTCAGATATATAGATCGAAAAATCATTGCAGAAGGACTCAAGCTAAAATTAAGCAAAGCTGAGATTGCAGACACCTTGAAGGTCTCTGTGACTACCATCTACCGAGAATTGAACCGAAACACCCGTAAATCTGGTACTTACGATCCAAAATATGCCCACAAATTAGCATTAGCCCGTAAAAAACGGGTAGGAAGCATTGCCAAGAAAAAGTCTGTACAGACAAAAAAGAAAGCTTATACACTTTATGCTGATCGTCGTTTGATAAAATGGTTTTCGGACACGACAGAAGGAAGAAAACCTAAAAACACTTTTCTTACTCCTTTAAAATGGGGAAGTGCGTATCAGGTTATACTTTCAAAGAAAGTATTCCATTTCTACAACGATTTCGCATTATTCGCCTTACTCTATTATCATGAAGGTTGGAACTTCCCAACAATCATTGATGTACTTTACAGTTCATTTCTACCCCATCTAACATCCAACTCAACTTTTGTTTCAAGTACAAAAGCCTTCACTCCTATAAACTTTATCCAAAAAAATACAGCTGCTTAA
- a CDS encoding flavodoxin family protein yields the protein MKKKVIYILLGLIGTLLLSLVGFAVFVVSTEHKQYKDNALFPFQENTNGSKTVVAYFSRSKNTEVAAKTIAKHKKAMLLPIEAENYKIGLNGWINANQDARKQKAEINYNPVDFNTIDTLYIGSPIWWYSPAPPIWEFIRSNDLRGTKVILFNTYNSKFEQQYIDDFADSVRAKGGVFMGHIAVNRGRMGQQIDTQELEKQILEQLVQLSISTDL from the coding sequence GTGAAAAAGAAAGTGATTTACATTCTCCTCGGACTAATTGGAACATTATTGTTATCCCTTGTTGGTTTTGCAGTATTCGTTGTAAGTACTGAACATAAGCAATATAAGGACAATGCGCTTTTCCCCTTTCAAGAAAATACAAACGGTTCAAAAACTGTTGTCGCTTATTTTAGTCGATCCAAGAATACAGAGGTAGCAGCCAAGACTATTGCAAAGCATAAAAAAGCAATGCTTCTTCCTATTGAAGCTGAAAACTATAAGATTGGACTCAATGGTTGGATAAATGCCAATCAAGATGCACGAAAGCAAAAAGCGGAAATTAATTACAATCCTGTTGATTTCAATACAATAGACACGCTTTATATAGGATCCCCTATTTGGTGGTATAGTCCCGCACCACCTATTTGGGAGTTCATTAGATCAAATGATTTGAGAGGAACCAAGGTCATATTATTCAATACTTACAATAGTAAATTTGAGCAACAGTATATTGACGATTTTGCAGATTCAGTTCGAGCAAAAGGAGGAGTGTTTATGGGGCATATAGCAGTGAACAGAGGACGAATGGGACAACAGATAGACACGCAAGAATTAGAAAAGCAAATATTGGAACAATTGGTTCAGTTGAGCATCTCAACAGACTTGTAG
- a CDS encoding DUF2255 family protein, with the protein MTKNEILNLVHETKTPQIKAGEIHRFNDIWLVVAYNRIFCRQYAFAERSWYTSFQNDPKGHIKCGQIEIRVKGIIPDDLEALGEEINRAYIEKYDTRLNHYPEIAHKMTGKRFMERTMELVPVLD; encoded by the coding sequence ATGACAAAGAATGAAATCCTAAATTTGGTTCATGAGACCAAAACTCCTCAAATTAAGGCAGGGGAAATACATAGATTCAATGATATTTGGCTAGTGGTGGCTTATAATAGAATATTCTGTAGGCAGTACGCTTTTGCTGAACGAAGCTGGTATACCAGCTTTCAAAATGATCCAAAGGGGCATATCAAATGTGGGCAAATTGAGATTCGAGTAAAAGGAATTATTCCTGATGATCTAGAAGCTTTGGGAGAGGAAATCAATAGGGCGTATATCGAAAAATATGATACACGTCTGAATCATTATCCTGAAATTGCTCATAAAATGACAGGAAAACGTTTTATGGAAAGAACTATGGAACTTGTCCCTGTACTGGATTAA
- a CDS encoding DUF2255 family protein, whose product MKAFKILIMIFPLSILMGEFSYAQQNKIHSIADQDYVDLINCINATPITTIRQGDTHPFIDMWMVVVDDRIFSRSWLGDPKGWYYKFLEDKKGAIQCGDKFYQIEGIIPDDLDAINEKINTAYIQKYGDGDHPEIAKQMIEAERMARTLELKVIATRP is encoded by the coding sequence ATGAAAGCCTTTAAAATACTGATTATGATTTTTCCTCTGTCAATACTGATGGGGGAATTTTCTTATGCACAGCAAAACAAGATCCATAGTATTGCAGATCAAGACTATGTAGATCTTATAAATTGTATTAATGCCACACCCATTACCACCATCAGACAGGGTGACACCCACCCATTTATTGACATGTGGATGGTCGTTGTAGACGATAGAATTTTTTCAAGGTCATGGCTAGGCGATCCAAAGGGTTGGTATTATAAGTTTTTGGAAGATAAAAAGGGAGCGATACAATGTGGCGATAAGTTCTATCAAATTGAAGGTATAATACCTGATGATCTCGATGCTATCAATGAGAAAATCAATACAGCTTATATACAAAAGTATGGAGATGGAGATCATCCCGAAATTGCCAAACAAATGATCGAAGCAGAAAGGATGGCGCGGACACTGGAGTTGAAGGTAATAGCAACTAGACCATAG
- a CDS encoding alpha/beta hydrolase, whose amino-acid sequence MKNFGIKYSTALKAGKNPVWFMSEGYKLQGNLFTPANFDATKKYTTIVTATPAGAVKEQSTGLYAERLASLGYIALSFDHRTFGESEGTPRYREDPFMKVYDIKNAVTFLSCLQSVDEDNIVGLGICSGAGYVAYAAAFDPRIKKVATVSGIFDFAGWVTTAGALPFDEMLETSIKARKHYYLTNEEQYVDAWYGETDFAEDQSQWETRNQFWKQASHYYREGGNRGWYKVTNGDYRDAQSIDIRYMMNVNPMLKYLNDRPLLAIRGEIALTGPLSDEAISYTNEGRGELFIVEGASHIDLYHVEEAVSIAIDKIHQLFNESL is encoded by the coding sequence ATGAAGAATTTTGGAATCAAATACTCCACAGCATTAAAGGCTGGAAAAAATCCAGTTTGGTTTATGAGTGAAGGCTATAAGTTACAAGGTAATTTATTCACTCCAGCAAATTTTGATGCAACGAAAAAGTATACGACTATCGTGACTGCAACACCAGCAGGAGCAGTAAAAGAGCAATCGACAGGTTTATATGCTGAAAGGCTCGCTAGCCTAGGGTATATCGCGCTATCATTTGACCACAGAACTTTTGGAGAAAGTGAAGGAACGCCTAGATACCGTGAAGACCCTTTCATGAAGGTTTATGATATTAAAAATGCAGTGACTTTTTTAAGCTGTCTTCAGAGTGTGGATGAAGATAACATTGTAGGATTAGGGATTTGTTCTGGGGCAGGCTATGTAGCTTATGCTGCCGCTTTTGATCCACGAATCAAAAAAGTCGCCACGGTATCAGGAATTTTTGATTTTGCGGGCTGGGTAACTACTGCAGGCGCATTACCCTTTGATGAAATGCTGGAGACGTCCATTAAAGCACGTAAGCATTATTACCTTACTAATGAGGAGCAATATGTAGATGCTTGGTATGGTGAAACGGATTTTGCAGAAGATCAAAGCCAATGGGAAACAAGAAATCAATTTTGGAAGCAAGCCAGTCACTATTACAGAGAAGGTGGTAATCGTGGATGGTATAAAGTGACCAATGGTGATTACAGAGACGCACAATCCATAGACATTCGATATATGATGAATGTGAATCCGATGCTAAAATACCTGAATGATCGTCCATTACTTGCTATCAGGGGTGAAATCGCACTGACTGGTCCACTTAGTGACGAAGCGATTAGCTACACCAATGAAGGAAGAGGTGAGTTATTCATCGTAGAGGGTGCATCGCATATCGATTTATATCATGTTGAGGAAGCAGTAAGCATAGCTATTGATAAAATTCATCAATTATTTAATGAAAGCCTTTAA
- a CDS encoding helix-turn-helix domain-containing protein translates to MKKNQFKTIQNYNEYAGLIPNKNTVIDVGRYQDSEQLRLTSPPVYLDFYRISLKHNFSNPSQFGAQPEEENQGFMYFTSPNQVLEWDTEEDYTGYYLQILPSVIEENPHLKYSFLYYGNHEALFLKEVEQLRITTLFEQMHAEYKNSPADTEIIISYSNLLFNYIDRFYERQFNQRKLQYNAIVEKFHHLLKTYYINNQEVVQLPQVNDFADQLSITPDYLSDLLKTYTSKTAKKHIQEHIIATAKQLLKNSNQSVSDIAYSLGFEYPNYFAKVFKAETDLSPSQYRKS, encoded by the coding sequence ATGAAGAAGAATCAATTCAAAACCATACAAAATTATAATGAATATGCAGGTTTAATACCCAATAAAAACACTGTAATTGATGTAGGAAGATATCAAGATTCGGAGCAGCTGCGTTTGACTTCCCCGCCTGTATATTTAGACTTTTATAGAATTTCCTTAAAGCACAACTTTAGTAATCCAAGTCAATTTGGCGCTCAGCCAGAGGAGGAAAACCAAGGATTTATGTATTTCACAAGTCCAAATCAGGTATTGGAATGGGATACCGAAGAGGATTATACCGGCTATTACCTTCAAATATTACCTTCAGTAATTGAGGAAAATCCGCATTTGAAATACTCATTCCTTTATTATGGAAACCATGAGGCTTTGTTTTTAAAGGAAGTTGAACAACTTAGGATAACAACCCTTTTTGAGCAGATGCATGCTGAGTATAAAAATTCACCAGCAGATACAGAGATTATCATTAGCTATTCCAATCTACTGTTTAATTATATTGATCGATTTTATGAAAGACAGTTCAATCAAAGGAAACTACAGTATAATGCTATCGTAGAAAAATTTCATCACTTATTGAAAACCTATTATATCAATAATCAAGAAGTAGTACAGCTGCCACAGGTGAATGATTTCGCTGATCAACTGAGTATAACCCCCGACTATTTGAGTGATTTATTAAAGACCTATACCTCTAAAACGGCTAAAAAACATATACAAGAACATATTATAGCGACGGCTAAACAATTGCTTAAAAATAGTAATCAATCGGTATCAGATATTGCTTACAGTCTTGGGTTTGAATACCCTAACTATTTTGCAAAGGTATTTAAAGCTGAAACGGACTTAAGCCCAAGCCAATACCGAAAATCTTAG
- the ftsH gene encoding ATP-dependent zinc metalloprotease FtsH — translation MTGNPKKNNRVNPNSAPKGNFQVWLLLALIVGVLGITWMNSQGSASDISLFEFEKMVKEGDVREITIVNKDFVEVTLDTEAFKKPMYKDQLDDRPFSGVYGPHFTFQIVDANQFLEKLDQIQADVPADKQVIVKADNNRGELGSQFLSWSIIIAFLFGFWFLMRRMAGGGTGGQIFNIGKSKAALFDAENKVKITFNDVAGLDEAKEEVEEIVQFLKNPSKYTNLGGKIPKGVLLVGPPGTGKTLLAKAVAGEAGVPFFSLSGSDFVEMFVGVGAARVRDLFKQAKEKGRAIIFIDEIDAIGRSRGKGQMPGSNDERENTLNSLLVEMDGFATDSGVIILAATNRPDVLDNALLRPGRFDRQISVDKPDIIGREQIFKVHLMPIKLAEGVKPKELAAQTPGFAGAEIANVCNEAALIAARKEKNAVEMEDFQAAIDRVIGGLEKKNKIISPDEKKIVAYHEAGHAVAGWFLEHADPLVKVSIVPRGVAALGYAQYLPKEQFLHTTEQMLDEICMTLGGRAAEEIVFGKISTGALSDLERTTKMAYSMISIYGMNKEIGHVSFYDPNRSEFGSRPYSEATAEKIDEEVKKFIQDAYARTIDLLNSKRQELEILAQQLLDKEILYQSDLEKLIGQRPFEQKTTYQKFTEAKEQKEATQSAETVEEVKEDVKKEESKETDSE, via the coding sequence ATGACAGGAAATCCGAAAAAGAACAATAGGGTGAACCCCAATAGCGCACCAAAGGGCAACTTTCAAGTTTGGTTGTTATTGGCACTCATTGTCGGTGTACTTGGTATTACTTGGATGAATAGCCAAGGCTCCGCCTCTGATATTAGCCTATTTGAGTTCGAAAAGATGGTAAAAGAGGGAGACGTTAGAGAAATTACCATTGTAAACAAAGACTTTGTAGAAGTTACTCTTGATACAGAGGCATTCAAAAAGCCAATGTATAAGGATCAGTTAGATGATCGTCCTTTCTCAGGCGTTTATGGTCCTCATTTTACGTTTCAAATTGTAGATGCAAATCAGTTCTTAGAAAAACTAGATCAGATTCAAGCGGATGTTCCTGCAGACAAACAAGTAATTGTAAAGGCAGATAACAATCGTGGAGAATTAGGAAGCCAATTCTTGAGTTGGTCAATTATTATTGCATTCCTTTTCGGTTTCTGGTTCTTGATGCGTCGTATGGCTGGCGGTGGTACTGGCGGTCAGATTTTTAACATTGGGAAATCAAAAGCGGCACTGTTTGATGCTGAAAATAAAGTTAAGATAACCTTCAATGATGTAGCAGGTCTTGATGAGGCTAAAGAGGAAGTTGAAGAAATTGTTCAATTCCTTAAAAACCCATCGAAGTACACTAATCTTGGTGGTAAAATCCCTAAAGGAGTTCTACTAGTAGGCCCTCCGGGTACAGGTAAAACTCTTTTGGCAAAAGCAGTAGCAGGAGAAGCTGGAGTGCCTTTCTTCAGTCTTTCAGGTTCTGACTTTGTTGAAATGTTTGTAGGGGTAGGTGCTGCTCGTGTGAGAGACTTATTCAAGCAAGCAAAAGAAAAAGGTAGAGCAATTATCTTTATTGATGAGATCGATGCGATTGGTCGTTCAAGAGGAAAAGGGCAAATGCCAGGTTCTAACGATGAGAGAGAAAATACATTGAACTCTCTATTGGTAGAAATGGATGGTTTTGCGACTGACTCGGGTGTAATTATTCTTGCAGCGACTAACCGTCCTGATGTATTGGATAATGCACTTCTTCGTCCAGGGCGTTTTGACAGACAAATCAGTGTAGATAAACCAGATATTATTGGTAGAGAGCAAATCTTTAAGGTACACCTTATGCCAATCAAGTTGGCTGAAGGCGTAAAACCAAAAGAGCTTGCGGCTCAAACACCAGGTTTTGCGGGTGCTGAGATTGCCAACGTTTGTAACGAAGCAGCTCTTATTGCAGCTCGTAAAGAGAAAAATGCGGTTGAAATGGAAGACTTCCAAGCTGCGATCGATCGTGTGATCGGTGGTCTTGAGAAGAAAAATAAAATCATTTCTCCAGATGAAAAGAAAATTGTGGCTTACCATGAGGCTGGTCACGCTGTAGCAGGTTGGTTCTTGGAGCATGCCGATCCATTGGTAAAAGTAAGTATTGTACCAAGAGGTGTTGCAGCATTAGGATATGCCCAATACTTGCCAAAAGAACAGTTCTTGCACACTACAGAGCAAATGCTAGACGAAATTTGTATGACACTTGGTGGTCGTGCAGCTGAAGAAATTGTCTTCGGGAAGATTTCTACAGGAGCTTTAAGTGACTTGGAAAGAACGACTAAAATGGCTTACAGCATGATCTCTATCTATGGTATGAACAAAGAGATTGGTCATGTCTCATTCTATGATCCTAACCGTAGCGAATTCGGTTCTCGTCCTTATTCTGAAGCAACAGCTGAAAAGATTGACGAAGAGGTGAAGAAGTTCATTCAAGACGCTTACGCTAGAACGATTGATCTTTTGAACAGCAAGAGACAAGAGCTTGAAATTTTGGCACAGCAACTATTGGATAAAGAAATTCTTTATCAATCAGACCTTGAGAAGTTAATCGGACAACGCCCTTTTGAGCAAAAGACAACTTACCAAAAGTTTACTGAAGCTAAAGAGCAAAAAGAAGCTACTCAAAGTGCTGAGACAGTAGAAGAAGTAAAAGAGGATGTGAAAAAAGAAGAATCTAAAGAAACTGATTCGGAATAA